The Bos indicus x Bos taurus breed Angus x Brahman F1 hybrid chromosome 11, Bos_hybrid_MaternalHap_v2.0, whole genome shotgun sequence sequence CGCCGTGCTGGAACTCATCTGCGACGTGCACAACCCGGGCCAGGACCTGGTTATCCACCGCACGTCGGTGCCCGCGCCTCTCCACAGCTGCTTCCTCAAAGTAAGTCATGCCCGCCGCCCCGGGCTCTGGGGGTCTCCTGCCCGCCTCCCTTCCCTCCCGCGGCCGCGTCCCCGCGGGTCCCCGGGGGAATCCCCGGGCCCACGCCTCGGCCGGGGATTCCCGCCTCCTCGCACCCTGAGTCTTTAGGGTCGCCGCCGTAGCTTAAGGGGTCGGGGGGACGCCGTGTATGCCCAGTTTCCCGGATCGCCCACCCACTCCCGAGACACAGGTACATTTCGGAAGGTCCCTCTCCGGAGCCAAGTTCTCCCTGCGGCCCGGCGTCTGGCTGGCTGCTGGCGCAGATTTCTTCCCTTGGTGCTTTCTTAGGCTCCACCCCCGTGTTGACCCAACCCCAGACCTGCCTCTGCCACCCGCTCCTATTGTCTGGGGCCTGCTCCCCGAGGCTCCTGGCTGGCTTTGTTTACTGTGATGTGCCCTCCTCTTCCGCCTCCTTGGCTTTggaagacagaatttttttttttttttttttgctttgtctttaaCTGTTGCAGTGACTTTGTTATATGAGTGGTCCTTCTCATCTTGGGCAGATGGATAGATACTGGATGTCAGGGGTTAGTACTCCAGTTTTTCTTCAATAACGAAAAGGCTTTGGGAtgtagaatgaaaaataaagcttcTGGAAATAAATGCAACTCTTAAGATCTTCGTATAGATTGAATGCTTCGTGTAGATTTAGTGCTTTTGGCTTCGGATTAACTAAGCTTGCCTTCAGAACTTTAAAACTGCTAAAGTTTTATTGTTGGAGCATCACCATTTTCAAAATGTGTTAAAGTAGGAAGTCGTGTTGTTCATttaatggtttaaaaatattaaaactttattACTATTTGCTTTATAGgtctgtatgcatatgtgtgaTTATCAAAATgtacattcattctttcaacacaCCTTTGAATACCACTatggaaatctcatggactgaggagcctggggcgctacacagtccatggggttgccaaagggTGGGCTAGGACTTGGtagaacttagtgactgaaacaacagcaacagtgtaTCAGCTAGAGATCAATCTAGGCTCCAGAAGTAAAACATTGTACAAAAACAAAATCCCTGTCCTCTTGGAGCTTACATTCATTCTTTTGACAGGTCAAAAACAACAATGTAATAATAGGTAGTGATAAGTTGtaatatgtatctatatacaGAGAAAGTGTTTCTGTgaatatgaagtttaaaaaaaaaaaactactctgccaagccatttaaaatatagatcAGTGACTGAATGGGGTGCAGAGAACCCACACCACTTTTAGCATACTTAATCCAAGTTTGAAAGTGACAGCTCGATGTTGAATTAGATCATTGATAAGTTTGTATGACTAAATTTTCAAAGATCTTGGACAGGGTGTGACAAATTGATTCAAGTATAAACCAGTCACCtggaatttggtgatggacagggaagcctggtgtgcaactgtccatggggtcgcaaagagtcagacatgcctgagcaactcaactgataAACCAGTCATGTGAATAGATGTTGGTGATCCTATGAAACTGAGAAACACTCAAGGAGGGAGGCAGAACAGAGGGGTTTTAAAAGGTGAGACACCTTTCACCTCTGCTGAAAAGGAACTTACTGATGCTAACTATATGCACATCAGCTAGAGAAAATTTTAagtgtgtgtctcagtgtggtAGACTTAATGCTTCAGCAGAGAGAATTTAAAGAAGTAAAGGAATGCTGAACCGAGATGCTTTTATTAGGAAAGGTTATTTGGTGGTGAATCTGCAgcagacctaaaaaaaaaagtagggttTGGGTTgtaaaaagaagggagaaaggggtCATCCAAGTGCCAGGAATAAGGTGCCCATCTTGTGCACAGACACTTAAGTGATGAACACAGCTTCTGGTTGCTTGCGTAAATGATTTTGGGTTCACAGCTGAGGTCAAGTAGCTTTCCTAGAGAGTCGGAGACAGTAAAGTGAGGTCAGTTTGGGAACTTGGAAGGTCAGTCTGAGATGGTTGACTTCAGTTTAGGAAGCCCTGAGGTGCTGTTACAGCGTCATAGATGAAGACTGACCTGGTGTGGTGCAGGAATGTGACTCCCACTGGACTAGAGGCAAGTAGGTGATGGTTGGAGTCAGCATAAAACAGGGGTTAAGAGAGTACACTTtggggacttccgtggtggtccagtggctaagattccaagctCTGAATGCAGGGGCCCGgaggtttaattcctggtcagggaactagatcccacatgccgtggctaagacccaatgcacccaaataaataaataaacaaaaatatttttaaaaaaagagagactacACTTTGGCACAAGATAGCAAGCCAGGTCTATCTGTAAAAGGATAATAAAGCCTACCTCGTTTAGCATCTTTAGAAgattaagttaaaatatattattatatgtgtatatttatatatatgcttatatgtCCATATGTCCATATGTGATTActtagcacagttcctggcacactGTAAATGCTCAGGTTAAAAAATAGTCATGCAAGTATGAAGGAAGGTCTCTGGGTTAATGCTTTGGCTATGGATACAAAGTTATCTCTTATCACTGTATTCTGATAAAAATTTGATTCTTGTCATTGGTCCTACAACTGGAAAATGAGTAATAGGAAATCCTTATATATCCCTCTAGTAATCGGTTGCTTTCCTGAAATTATTCAGTGGTGTCTTCCTCTTCTGCTTTGGTGTGCACCTCACAGAAAGCACCGGTCAGTTGGCAGTCTCATTCGCAGGCCCTGCCTGGGGAATGAAGGCCGAGATGTCCCTGCAGTTCTGAGAGAGGCCTCTGTGGGGTAAAGCTGGAGTAATGGTGGGAGTGTAAGGAAGTCTTTGTCTGTGCTTTGGTGGCACTGCCCACTCACAGGCCCTGTGGACTGAAATCTCTTTGGTGCTGGCCAGTTTGCTCCAACAAGGAAGATGGACTCCTGCAACCTAGATCGCAGTTTCAGTGTGTAGAACTGCTAGACGGCTACATGCTAAACCTCTTTGAAGCTTTTGCTCTGATCGTTATTTAGATTATGAGTTTTTTCAGGAAAATACACAGTTATAATAATAGTTCACATATTATCTGCTCTTTGCAAGTTACTGCCCTGGGCACTGATATAAAAGTGAATGGTATAAATCTGAGAACCAGTGAAGTAGTGACTTAAGAACAAGTTTACAATTTCTCTTCCCATTGGACTGCTGATTTAGTGAATCATCTAGTTGCAAACAGTTCCAAAATCTAATAATACGTGCATGActacttttgtttgtttcagcTGTTAGGAGCTTTAGTAATATCAACGCCATCTACTCCATTAAGTTAAATAACTGTTTCCTGTCTTTGGAATTATAttcctgccctcaagaagctTACTGTCTACGAGCTTCAAGTGAGTTTTTGTTAGGTGCTTACAAAGTATGTGCTGATTAGTTGTCATAGTGGCCAACTAGAAACAGGATAGCATATAGTGAAAAGATTGACTGGGGCTCAGCCTCTGAGAGCTGGACTCTTAACTAACATGCTCCTGGGGCATCTGAGTACTTGTTTTGATTCGTTAACTAGTTTtgtgatgtgaagagttgagggGAGGTGCACTAGGTTAATTCAGATTACCTAACATGGAAATTACTGCACAAAACCCTAAGGATTTTCCTTACTGGCTGACATCCAAGCTGCTCTCCATCCTGTCAAGGATTCTTGCTGCTGTGGGTTAGGACCAAGCTTGAGCTTCCTTTATTTCATTCTGTACTGCTGTTTGGAGTTATGCATTCTCTAAGTTTATTTTCAGTTCTATAGTAGTTTCTATTGTAGTAAATTATCCTAGTCTGAGAATTATTGCTTAGTTTGTAGTATTATGGGATTTGGTGAATAATTTTATATCCACCCTCCATTTGGCAGACAACTTAATACCTACCTAACctgcattttacttttattaggTCTCgttaacatttactgaattcTCAGAGACTACTACTACTTGTCATCGtagataacatttattgagtatttattaatatatgcttTACATGCATTGACTTAATTAACCTTCCTAACTCTATGAGAATGTGTCATTGCActctttatagatgaggaaattaaagccAGAAGGTTTAAACAATTTGCtcagggtcacagagctagtatgtgacagagccaggatttgaatcccgGCAATCTGCAGATTTTCAATCAAATTTTATCTACCCCATACAAAGCTGTGGGCTTTGATTAGCGTCGTTTTATTAACAGACTAGCCAGTGACACCTCTATTTAATTGGAATTTCTGGTCTGTATTTCTCCAGTATATCCATAGGTGTATCCAAGAGACTACCCTGCAATTAAGATACACTGCCTAAGAGCCCATTTCCAGAGTGTTACTTAGGATGAAGAAAGATGACTGCCCCTgcaccgccccacccccccaccaacaCCATAAGGTTCtgttgttaaaaaaaagtttagataACTCTGTAGCTCTATGGTAGCTACAGAGCTACTCTATAGTAGCTCCCGGCGATAACTCTTGAAGGGGGAATAATGTGTAATAAACAGCACTTTCAAAACAGTTTTAGTTACAAAACTCTTTTTCAAGGGGCAATTTAGTAGAGTGATGTTCTGTTTAACACAGTTTAGAAAAAGTTAGTCTTCTAATTCATTTGTTGGGATTTGTATCTATGTCTCTGTGgacagtcacatccaactctttgtgaccccatggactagcctgccaggctcctctgtcagtgggattttcccagcaagaatactggagtgggttgccatttccttctctagaggatctttatCTACCTTTCACTTTATAAGCTTATTTGTTAATGTGATCTAGCAGTTAACTATTCATTGCAGTATGGTTTTCTGACACATTTCCAGTTGTCCGAGCTGTATTGAGGAATGTTATAGTTCTGAATTCATCTTCTATGTTCTGGAGTGTTATTCTTCTGGGCTTGGGGGCTTAAACTCATTTAAAgtgagtttttttgtgtgtgtttttgttatATCCATGTATATTTTGGCTAGAATTCTTTATTGATCATGTTTAATGTACCCTTTCCAGTTTGAAGATAAGCAtctatggaaaagaagaaaagacagtgGATCAAGTCCTTCTTCCTACTTCTGACATAACAGAAATCATTTCTAATTGACCTCTGCTCTCTTTGGCTTTAGTCTTCTGGCTATCTTCTTACAATTCTGGATCACCTTCTTTTGGTCATTTCTGTCTCCTCTATTTTTAATGTTCCTTTAAAGTGTTTCTAAAGAGCTTACCATTGTACACCTagacattaaataaatagaaCTGCTCGTGTATGTTGCAAACTTGGAGGAGAGAGCGATAAGTGAAAGCTAGAATGTTCTCAGAAAGTCTCATAGAGCTTGACCTGGTAGGATAGATGGGTTCAGATAAGAGGAAAGATTATTCTACACAAGGGGGAGCCAGGGAAGGCAGGGTGGACATTATTCTGTAGAAACTGGAAAGAGCTATTGGAGCTGGTTCTCAGAGTAATCTGTCAGTGAAATTTCAGATGGAAGACTTATATTGCAAAGATATTGTTAAAAATCCAAACATCTAATTGtatcaaagatatatatatatatatttatatatagatatagatacataacTTTTCATGACTTTTAAACTCCTTTATTGTTTGTGACTAGTTTAGCAGAATGCTTAGTTGACTCTTTAGAATCAACTACACTTCTGTCATTGCTACTGCGTTTGTTAATTCTGAGAAGAAGGTGGGAACCAGGCTGTGAGTAACCACAGCACTTTCTCTGACCCTTaaaaatactgccatttcctataaacaaactaaaatttttaaaattgccatTTCGTGAGTAAATGCTTGTTTAGTTTTAGGCATGAAATTGATCTTTTAAATCTATGTCGCGTCAAAATTAATAGAATTGATGTCAAATTACTGTACGTATTTATGTGGATCAATTAATCCACCCTATGCAATGTAAATCTGTTCCTCTTAGAGTGAAATATTTATCTGAtagtttttatatcttattttcagGTTGGCTCAAAAAGGGAAGTTGCCGAGTGTAAACAGAGATTTGCCACCTCTGAAGACCCCACAGTCAGTCAGACTTTCATGTTGGACAGGGTGTTCAACCCTGAGGGGAAGGCTCTGCCACCACTGAGAGGGTTCAAGTACACTAGCTGGTCCCCTGTGGGCTGTGACGCTAATGGCAGGTGCCTGCTGGCCGCACTGACCATGGACAATCGCCTGACCATCCAGGCTAACCTCAACAGACTGCAGTGGGTCCAGCTGGTGGACCTGACGGAGATTTACGGAGAGCGTCTCTATGAGACCAGCTACAGGTTCTCCAGAAACGAGGCCCCGGAGGGCAGTCTCAGGGATTTCGCCGAGTTTCAGAGGCGACACAGCATGCAGGCGCCGGTGCGCATGGAGTGGTCGGGCATCTGCACCACCCAGCAGGTCAAGCACAACAACGAGTGCCGAGACGTGGGCAGCGTGCTCCTGGCGGTCCTCTTCGAGAACGGGAACATCGCCGTGTGGCAGTTCCAGCTCCCCTTTGCAGGGAAGGAGTCCATCTCTTCATGCAACACCATCGAGTCAGGAATCAGCTCTCCTAGCGTTTTGTTCTGGTGGGAATATGAGCACAACAATCGGAAAATGAGCGGCCTTATAGTGGGGAGTGCTTTTGGGCCTGTGAAAATCCTGCCTGTCAACCTTAAAGCAGTCAAAGGCTATTTCACCTTGAGGCAGCCTGTCGTCTTGTGGAAAGAAATGGACCAGCTGCCAGTCCACAGCATCAAGTGCGTGCCGCTGTATCACCCTTACCAGAAGTGCAGCTGCAGCTTAGTGGTGGCCGCACGAGGGTCCTATGTGTTTTGGTGTCTTCTCCTGATCTCCAAAGCAGGTCTGAATGTTCACAACTCTCACGTCACAGGCCTGCACTCCCTGCCCATCGTCTCCATGACTGCCGACAAGCAGAATGGGACGGTGTATACTTGCTCCAGTGACGGCAAGGTGAGGCAGCTGATCCCCATTTTCACAGATGTGGCGTTGAAGTTTGAGCACCAGTTGATTAAACTCTCTGATGTGTTTGGCTCCGTGAGGACACACGGGATAGCCGTGAGCCCCTGCGGCGCATACCTGGCCGTCATCACCACTGAGGGCATGGTCAACGGCCTCCATCCCGTTAACAAAAACTACCAGGTTCAGTTCGTTACTCTCAAAACCTTTGAAGAGGCAGCTGCTCAGCTTCTGGAGTCTTCTGTCCAGAATCTCTTTAAGCAGGTAGATTTAATAGACCTAGTACGCtggaagattttaaaagataagcaTATCCCTCAATTTTTACATGAAGCTTTGGAAAAAAAGATCGAAAGCAGTGGGGCCACCTATTACTGGCGTTTCAAACTCTTCCTCCTGAGAATTTTATATCAGTCGATGCAGAAAACCCCTTCAGAAGCCTTGTGCAAACCCACCCACGAGGACTCAAAAATCTTGCTAGTTGACTCACCTGGGATGGGCAATGCTGAGGATGAACAGCAGGAGGA is a genomic window containing:
- the GTF3C4 gene encoding general transcription factor 3C polypeptide 4 isoform X1, whose product is MNTALTRVGPAAERPAPPEEVEGSETGGKEPAADAAPGPSTAFRLLVTRREPAVRLQYAVSGLEPLAWSEDHRVSVSTARSIAVLELICDVHNPGQDLVIHRTSVPAPLHSCFLKVGSKREVAECKQRFATSEDPTVSQTFMLDRVFNPEGKALPPLRGFKYTSWSPVGCDANGRCLLAALTMDNRLTIQANLNRLQWVQLVDLTEIYGERLYETSYRFSRNEAPEGSLRDFAEFQRRHSMQAPVRMEWSGICTTQQVKHNNECRDVGSVLLAVLFENGNIAVWQFQLPFAGKESISSCNTIESGISSPSVLFWWEYEHNNRKMSGLIVGSAFGPVKILPVNLKAVKGYFTLRQPVVLWKEMDQLPVHSIKCVPLYHPYQKCSCSLVVAARGSYVFWCLLLISKAGLNVHNSHVTGLHSLPIVSMTADKQNGTVYTCSSDGKVRQLIPIFTDVALKFEHQLIKLSDVFGSVRTHGIAVSPCGAYLAVITTEGMVNGLHPVNKNYQVQFVTLKTFEEAAAQLLESSVQNLFKQVDLIDLVRWKILKDKHIPQFLHEALEKKIESSGATYYWRFKLFLLRILYQSMQKTPSEALCKPTHEDSKILLVDSPGMGNAEDEQQEEGTSSKQISKQSKDGDPEDPTEDSLPQSADTGGREPMEEKLLEIQGKIEAVEMHLTREHMKRVLGEVYLHTWITENTSIPTRGLCNFLMSDEEYDDRTARVLIGHISKKMNKQTFPEHCSLCKEILPFTDRKQAVCSNGHIWLRCFLTYQSCQSLIYRRCLLHDSIARHPIPEDPDWIKRLLQSPCPFCDSPVF
- the GTF3C4 gene encoding general transcription factor 3C polypeptide 4 isoform X2; the encoded protein is MLDRVFNPEGKALPPLRGFKYTSWSPVGCDANGRCLLAALTMDNRLTIQANLNRLQWVQLVDLTEIYGERLYETSYRFSRNEAPEGSLRDFAEFQRRHSMQAPVRMEWSGICTTQQVKHNNECRDVGSVLLAVLFENGNIAVWQFQLPFAGKESISSCNTIESGISSPSVLFWWEYEHNNRKMSGLIVGSAFGPVKILPVNLKAVKGYFTLRQPVVLWKEMDQLPVHSIKCVPLYHPYQKCSCSLVVAARGSYVFWCLLLISKAGLNVHNSHVTGLHSLPIVSMTADKQNGTVYTCSSDGKVRQLIPIFTDVALKFEHQLIKLSDVFGSVRTHGIAVSPCGAYLAVITTEGMVNGLHPVNKNYQVQFVTLKTFEEAAAQLLESSVQNLFKQVDLIDLVRWKILKDKHIPQFLHEALEKKIESSGATYYWRFKLFLLRILYQSMQKTPSEALCKPTHEDSKILLVDSPGMGNAEDEQQEEGTSSKQISKQSKDGDPEDPTEDSLPQSADTGGREPMEEKLLEIQGKIEAVEMHLTREHMKRVLGEVYLHTWITENTSIPTRGLCNFLMSDEEYDDRTARVLIGHISKKMNKQTFPEHCSLCKEILPFTDRKQAVCSNGHIWLRCFLTYQSCQSLIYRRCLLHDSIARHPIPEDPDWIKRLLQSPCPFCDSPVF